In one window of Heterodontus francisci isolate sHetFra1 chromosome 24, sHetFra1.hap1, whole genome shotgun sequence DNA:
- the uqcc4 gene encoding protein CCSMST1-like — MGMRMIAASVGFVRVIGIPSSSTRQQLGAAFTIFAEQRNNNAAKTFFSTTPGEHNSSPKDNKSKSDDGTIKFSTSKASYRVWTVDNSLGSDYQNPWWKVLPLSLAGIAFLLWCFLRKESEIDKVLERTLLDHFPDFNQPAAEPEEHAEQRKITQKQSTVAAGNLK; from the exons ATGGGGATGAGGATGATAGCTGCGAGTGTGGGCTTTGTGCGGGTTATCGGGATCCCTTCATCCTCAACTCGACAGCAGCTGGGAGCGGCTTTCACTATCTTCGCGGAACAGAG GAACAACAATGCAGCAAAAACTTTCTTCTCTACAACTCCGGGCGAGCACAACTCTTCACCGAAGGATAACAAAAGCAAGAGTGACGATGGAACCATAAAATTTAGCACCAGTAAGGCAAGCTACCGTGTTTGGACAGTGGACAATTCCCTGGGCAGTGATTACCAAAACCCCTGGTGGAAGGTTCTTCCTCTGAGCCTTGCTGGGATTGCATTTTTGCTCTGGTGCTTCCTACGGAAAGAATCTGAAATTGATAAAGTACTGGAACGGACGTTGCTTGACCATTTTCCCGATTTCAACCAGCCTGCAGCTGAACCAGAGGAGCATGCTGAGCAAAGGAAAATAACTCAAAAGCAAAGTAcagtggctgctggaaatctgaaataa